One Plasmodium berghei ANKA genome assembly, chromosome: 13 genomic region harbors:
- a CDS encoding U3 small nucleolar RNA-associated protein 15, putative produces the protein MSLFQPLELIRKKNVALHDFKDYLFNFKIVKKENANPGIKSVSIWKEYIVIGCNNTVSLHNIKGEWLHKKYNCKENISFLKFRDDKMLGIGMENGNIELIGIFFFDKIKNLKGHKSSITDMCFSSNFQKLYSCSRDFTIKIWNILEGKCENTLDYHIDSITSMCMYIKNEDNYLISSSYDGYIYFYNLNKNESTNKLEIKSPIEYIYIYKDKYIFVAVKNVIKIYSLENIEFIKDITITTKTIYFLNSFNKYIVAASIDTIIYFIDPQLKHPEKIKVVSIFSTSYISKYVSMYENTICLGNNMGSWAIYAYCESEKKTINNKRKHSIINLEEEKHRYTNKNINNYLKKFRYNDALIEAIDHESCSILSLIDYLSKQNMLVAACSTYCEERILKILKFFKNKFVIDILMFEFLFSFLSANKWIETSKNEQILNMLQDLKFAFNKMIRISDYYKNLKEIVDDLKKK, from the exons ATGTCATTATTTCAACCTTTAGAGttaataagaaaaaaaaatgttgcCTTACATGACTTTAAagattatttatttaactttaaaattgtaaaaaaggaaaatgcAAATCCGGGTATTAAATCAGTAAGTATTTGGAAGGAATATATAGTTATTGGCTGCAATAATACG GTTTCATTACATAACATAAAAGGAGAATGGctgcataaaaaatacaattgCAAAGAGAATATTAGCTTCTTAAAATTTCGAGATGATAAAATGTTAGGAATTGGTATGGAAAATGGCAATATAGAATTAAtaggaatatttttttttgataaaataaaaaatttaaaggGCCATAAATCATCAATTACTGATATGTGTTTTAGTTctaattttcaaaaattatattcatgtTCTCGTGATTTTACTATTAAAATTTGGAACATATTAGAAGGCAAATGCGAAAATACGCTGGACTATCATATTGATAGTATAACTAGTAtgtgtatgtatataaaaaatgaagataattatttaattagcTCGAGTTATGAcggatatatttatttttataacttaaataaaaatgagaGTACAAATAAActagaaataaaatcacctatagaatatatatatatatataaagataaatatatatttgttgccgtaaaaaatgttatcaaaatatattctctcgaaaatattgaatttataaaagaTATTACAATAACTAcaaaaactatatattttttaaatagttttaataaatatattgtagCAGCTAGTATTGATaccattatatattttatagatCCCCAATTAAAACATCCAGAG aaaataaaagttgTAAGCATATTTTCAACTTCctatatatcaaaatatgTATCAATGTATGAAAATACTATATGTCTAGGAAACAA taTGGGGTCATGGgctatatatgcatattgtgaaagtgaaaaaaaaactatcaataataaaagaaagcattctattataaatttggag GAAGAAAAACATCGAtacacaaataaaaatataaataactaTCTTAAAAAGTTCAGATACAACGATGCATTAATTGAAGCAATTGATCATga AAGTTGCAGcatattatcattaataGATTATTTATCCAAACAAAACATGTTGGTTGCAGCATGCTCTACATATTGTGAAGAGagaatattaaaaattttaaagttttttaaaaacaaatttgttatagatatattaatgtttgaatttttgttttcctttttaa gCGCGAATAAATGGATTGAAActtcaaaaaatgaacagATCTTGAATATGCTTCAGGActtaaaattt gcttttaataaaatgataagAATATCAGATTATTATAAGAACTTAAAAGAAATTGTTGacgatttaaaaaaaaagtaa
- a CDS encoding thioredoxin-related protein, putative has product MVGFAKGFIFFLFLTLFNYCYAQDVIELNDTNFESLTQISTGNTTGSWFIKFYAPWCSHCKAMSRAWTELASEMKGAVNIAKVDVTTNSKTRKRFKIEGFPTLIYFKNGKMYDYKSNDRSLEALKNFILESYKNVKPLEAPAPLSYADILKELVHETFLNIDRIYKYAFPALALICVLSFLIGFIFCLALCKICCKKGRPKSKKKD; this is encoded by the exons atggtagGTTTTGCAAAAggtttcatattttttcttttccttacactttttaattattgTTATGCTCAAGATGTAATTGAATTAAATGACACAAATTTCGAAAGTTTAACACAAATATCAACCGGGAATACCACAg GATCATggtttataaaattttatgcaCCATGGTGTTCACATTGTAAAGCTATGAGTAGGGCTTGGACCGAATTAGCTTCAGAAATGAAAGGAGCTGTAAATATAGCAAAGGTTGATGTAACCACAAATTCTAAAACAAGAAAACGATTTAAAATCGAAGGATTTCCAACATTAATTTACtttaaaaatggaaaaatgtATGATTATAAAAGTAATGATAGATCTCTAGAggcattaaaaaattttattttagaaTCCTACAAAAATGTTAAACCGTTAGAGGCACCTGCCCCTCTTAGCTATGCTGATATTTTGAAAGAATTAGTACAtgaaacatttttaaatattgatagaatatataaatatgcattcCCTGCATTAGCACTTATTTGTGTTctatcatttttaattggatttattttttgtttagcTTTATGCAAAATATGTTGTAAAAAAGGACGCCCAaaatctaaaaaaaaagattaa
- a CDS encoding intron-binding protein aquarius, putative — protein MSKKLENKKSGKRSWINIFGKKGNDIDKFEDTNVSKCEKQNDDDDQNCDETGFVINHIDFNLFCMKNEETNDDINKNFNCDNDLNGENVERIDENTLNFIGKTYDMLKIRKFNFNDLKKVENSQYFEKIIWSKYNMYDNLYTLSNNNVFFLNDNVVDNKLRLLYIKHILSLIVLICYKYEEKGKHEIWDQIIYNKIDEFEKLVEVEKHGHIDEDTNEINERFNLYKLFLIQKFNNLFYNVVKLINYNFVFNEYSGKTNKNDIKGNSDKKNDANNKDNFYKEIKNYRNRLFKLDFLEKSFIIQFFINIYSSIDKKFLFKLCLELCNPYIWKRINYDYLNFFLFKKNKDAKNLFDNISKMMEKKYLNNKQYDEINVYTSNCKITFENDNHDAKINEYDENIILFINKNEFFYNLINYFLIILDIIERNFTEFDELSSNSSISSCSDNDIDDLELEEYEYNMNLLNSEKGHNINNLEKTNLPNREEGDSGYTRLDEEIDRNYEDQNDNLVKNIKKNNNNNEDVENDDSIEFYLMHGFSDDERNNKFGDINEYKKEEILEMFLKYENKLKNKKYVTRNMTKKAEKNSKQRNKYIILFVEKCIEFFIDLLSQLYSRRILYILMKYFNIFIYCKISILNKNKKFKELIRLFKYYIEMYINNFSGNPLTYLEINNEHYKNFEYFQVFCYKHFQKHEILQKYYLKSVFLMDKKKELLKNFSKLKNEELLFLCKSLKYIVTPDGGKGSENSTRGILNSNNNNYVFENIRIFNKKNKLFYIALLMENLCFKNNIFEDIDKQCEYPNEKDLFENILIDTKDDLKDKKRKKKKTFLYTKPLFKLNLQYLCINDYVFRIYNLFKLQSYHDIRKDIIDYVYETNPKNKKVNDNTICKYVFEIDENNIDNEYDAGRGGIDPKFLNFDTKINPENQNGSNNITNFEKKRKKNDNEDLKEYKVIDNNGNTSYNYKLYNEYQLNSIVYDVNKLDNTYFANERRMSNKIDSFKIVNVDITTKKVTAEILIDLQYKHYEKVYNEWNMIRPSDILFLVSVKNYTNCYKNKINIIDDNDLKKLLGINYLRGCEVIQYDNAFENGEGDENYKECTLKKITVYLDYAQYQRDIVVNPDIYNSFNLLVRRKQKENNFYYILNNIKTLIMNPDDAVIPSWVHDIFLGYCKNSIKYYQDYLPKKENMEIVGNLYSDDSDDESATTTKNNNEDNLYMSVKGLKKKLAYNKENLNFIKKNIDDINYLNTFLNIKHALSTTTGAYVCIDLSHINISSEDNKINVKNIINEYIEPLLLSYVPIKYENEKKYLQTNSLQKSILESLYYHICIINKYKINDMNFVSKFTSNIKAIYYYDNEFFFNFEFKEKEYILILNNYIDKAVRKEETEEILKKIKIHKEVSEDNCGILINDSKGIKEIFEHILNNLIKYLSIKDDIYRIQNNIYEDPNYPLEGLLIHSKKKNSTNVELFKKENNKNGAKNKINYTKRQIECIKSGLYEGITIIEGVPGSGKTSILNKIINILFNNKKQEKILICTHSNSCLNYIFNLLVKENLIHQKYLCRVGMGEVDIENLRNEYEELEKMLSKNGDNNFGASPDSMHKLNNVSLHDEDDNFNFSKYGRINYMIDLREKLLNDANLLSESTNNSKIYNCLSANQYYENAVKKRVSKFLKYVNIFKKNEVEDMDTIFNSYIMSCIDDQDIYNLFLCPKIYIKNTDIVENIIWKSENANVYNYKGIENQKILDEDKACFYFIHPKDQINTLNLSIYNVLFPFKKYINLKLYKVDIDLYLNYISIFASKNTKNNEEKELTEEYSVKLEISNNKKSDNGIDEEENDNCDIKEGIKEENKEKNKIEGKNYDIFKGDITNDMVFGMNDDFYVSKCYISKIVMIFEHLHDCRPFEILKSQKERGIYIITKLARVIAMTCTHASINRSKIAKLQFYFDNIIIDECTQITENDTFLPLLLQENRYHKSKLKRIIFVGDSNQLPPIIKNKYIKNYSNYEQSLYKRFLRLDLPSIYLNEQGRMRNEICNVYKYFYSKYNIQIENLDCINKDKFLKNFNPGFTYTYQFIHVESEEYTPVPYFYQNLLEAEMVVAIFMYMRLIGYSNEMITILTTYNGQKELILDILKKNCLYNKLIGVPKKVTTVDKYQGKQNDFVIISLVRSKSIGYMKNVKRLIVAFSRARYGLYVVGNYNLYKKNYEFKKPLYFFKKNKLELSLQMNENFNSIERQINNPPVIIKDLNQFYSVLYSLSNAQLSNDSSITEKNK, from the coding sequence atgagtaagaaattggaaaataaaaaatccGGTAAGAGGTCATGGATAAACATATTCGgtaaaaaaggaaatgaTATAGATAAATTCGAAGATACTAATGTTTCAAAATgtgaaaaacaaaatgatgATGATGATCAGAATTGTGATGAAACTGGATTTGTAATTAATCATATagattttaatttgttttgtatgaaaaatgaagaaactaatgatgatataaataaaaattttaattgtgATAACGATTTAAATGGAGAAAATGTTGAAAGAATAGACGAAAACACTTTAAACTTTATAGGAAAAACATATGATATGTtgaaaataagaaaatttaatttcaatgatttaaaaaaagttgaAAATTCtcaatattttgaaaaaataatatggtcaaaatataacatgtatgacaatttatatacattaagTAACAATaacgttttttttttaaatgataatgtGGTAGATAATAAGTTAcgtttattatatataaaacatattttatcattaattgttttaatttgttataaatatgaagaaAAGGGAAAACATGAAATATGGgatcaaataatttacaatAAAATCGACGAATTTGAAAAGTTGGTAGAAGTGGAAAAACATGGGCACATTGATGAGGATactaatgaaataaatgaaagatttaatttatataaactttttttaatacaaaaatttaataatttattttacaacGTTGTGAAAttgataaattataattttgttttcaaTGAATATAGTGggaaaacaaataaaaatgatattaaaGGGAATagtgataaaaaaaatgatgctaataataaagacaatttttataaagaaataaaaaattataggaATCGTTTATTTAAACTTgattttttagaaaaatcatttataattcagttttttataaacatatattcaAGCATTGATAAGAAATTTCTTTTCAAATTGTGTTTGGAATTATGTAATCCTTATATATGGAAGCGTATAAATTATGATTAtttaaacttttttttgtttaaaaaaaataaagatgcGAAGAAtctttttgataatatatcaaaaatgatggaaaaaaaatatttgaataataaacaatatgatgaaattaatgtatatactagtaattgtaaaataacttttgaaaatgataatcaTGATGCAAAGATAAATGAGTAcgatgaaaatattatattatttataaataaaaatgagtttttttacaacttgataaattattttttaataattttagaTATTATTGAAAGGAATTTCACAGAATTTGACGAATTAAGTAGTAATTCGTCTATATCTTCATGTAGTGACAACGATATTGATGATTTAGAATTAGAAGAGTATGAATATAACATGAACCTTCTCAATTCTGAAAAGGGTCATAATATCaataatttagaaaaaacaaatttaccTAATAGAGAAGAAGGTGATTCTGGTTATACACGACTTGACGAAGAGATTGATAGAAATTATGAAGAtcaaaatgataatttggtgaaaaatataaaaaaaaataataataataatgaagatGTGGAAAATGACGATTCTAtagaattttatttaatgcATGGTTTTAGCGATGATGAAAGAAACAACAAATTTGGTGatattaatgaatataaaaaggaGGAAATATTAGAGATGTTTTTGAagtatgaaaataaattgaagaataaaaaatatgttacaAGGAACATGACAAAAAAAgcagaaaaaaatagtaaacaaagaaacaaatatataatactgTTTGTTGAAAAATgtattgaattttttatcgACTTATTAAGCCAGCTTTACTCAAGAAggatattatatattttgatgaaatattttaatatctttatttattgtaaaatatcaattttaaacaaaaataaaaagtttaaagaattaataagactttttaaatattatattgaaatgtatataaataatttttcaggAAATCCACTAACCTatttagaaataaataatgaacattataaaaattttgaatacTTTCAAGTTTTTTGCTATAAGCATTTTCAAAAACACGAAATAttgcaaaaatattatttaaaatctgtttttttaatggaTAAGAAAAAggaattattaaaaaatttttctaaattaaaaaatgaagaattaTTGTTTTTGTGTAAAAGTTTAAAATACATTGTTACACCCGATGGAGGGAAAGGTAGCGAAAACTCCACAAGAGGAATATTAAAtagcaataataataattacgtttttgaaaatattagaatatttaataaaaaaaataagttattttatatagCTTTATTAATGGAAAACTTGtgctttaaaaataatatatttgaagaTATTGATAAGCAGTGTGAGTATCCTAACGAAAAggatttatttgaaaatattttaattgatACAAAAGATGatttaaaagataaaaaaagaaaaaaaaaaaaaacttttcTTTATACAAAACCTttgtttaaattaaatttgcaatatttatgtataaatgattatgtatttagaatatataatttgttcaAATTACAGAGTTATCATGATATAAGGAAAGATATAATTGATTATGTGTATGAAACTAATcccaaaaataaaaaagtgaaCGATAATACGATAtgtaaatatgtttttgaAATCGATGAAAATAACATTGACAATGAATATGATGCAGGAAGAGGAGGAATTGACCccaaatttttaaattttgatacaaaaataaatccagaaaatcaaaatggtagtaataatattactaattttgaaaaaaaaagaaaaaaaaatgataatgaagatttgaaagaatataaagtgatagataataatggaaatacttcatataattataaattatacaaCGAATATCAATTAAATTCCATCGTATATGATGTAAATAAACTtgataatacatattttgcTAATGAAAGACGAATgagtaataaaattgacTCTTTTAAGATTGTAAATGTTGACATTACTACTAAAAAAGTAACTGCTGAAATTTTAATAGATTTACAATATAAACATTATGAAAAGGTTTATAATGAATGGAATATGATTAGGCCTTctgatatattatttttggttagtgtaaaaaattacacaaattgttataaaaataaaataaatataattgacGATAacgatttaaaaaaattgctaggaattaattatttaagaGGATGTGAGGTAATTCAATATGACAATGCTTTCGAAAATGGCGAAGgtgatgaaaattataaggAATGCactttgaaaaaaataacagtATATTTGGATTATGCACAATATCAAAGAGATATTGTAGTTAATcctgatatatataattcatttaatttattagtAAGACGAAAACAGAAggaaaacaatttttattatatcttaaataatattaaaactCTAATAATGAACCCAGATGATGCAGTTATACCATCATGGGTGCACGATATATTCTTAGGATATTGTAAGAattcaataaaatattatcaagATTATTTACctaaaaaggaaaatatgGAAATTGTAGGTAATTTATATAGTGACGACTCAGATGATGAAAGTGCTACTACaactaaaaataataatgaggataatttgtatatgaGTGTGAAaggtttaaaaaaaaaattagctTACAATAAAGagaatttaaattttataaaaaaaaatattgatgaTATTAACTAtttaaatacatttttaaacattAAACATGCGCTTAGCACAACAACTGGTGCATATGTGTGTATAGACTTATcgcatataaatatatcaagtgaagataataaaataaatgtaaaaaatataataaatgaatacaTTGAGCCATTGCTTTTGAGTTATGTtccaataaaatatgaaaatgaaaaaaaatatcttcAAACAAATTCTTTacaaaaaagtatattggaaagtttatattatcatatttgtataattaaTAAGTACAAAATTAACGATATGAATTTTGTTTCTAAATTTACATCAAATATTAAAGCCATATACTATTATgataatgaatttttttttaattttgaatttaaagagaaggaatatattttaattttgaacAATTATATTGATAAAGCTGTTCGTAAGGAGGAAACTGaagaaattttaaaaaaaattaaaatacataaagAAGTCAGTGAAGATAATTGTggtatattaataaatgacAGTAAGggaataaaagaaatatttgaacatatattaaataatttaataaaatatttaagtATAAAAgatgatatatataggatacaaaataatatatatgaggATCCAAATTATCCACTTGAAGGTCTTTTAATAcactcaaaaaaaaaaaatagtacaAATGTGGaactatttaaaaaagaaaataataaaaatggtgctaaaaataaaataaattatacaaaaaggCAAATTGAATGCATAAAAAGTGGGTTATATGAAGGCATCACAATAATTGAAGGTGTTCCAGGTAGTGGGAAAACAAgcatattaaataaaataataaatatattatttaataataaaaaacagGAAAAAATTCTTATATGTACACACAGCAACAGTTgcttaaattatatttttaatttgctTGTTAAGGAAAATTTAATtcatcaaaaatatttgtgtAGAGTTGGTATGGGAGAAGTAgatatagaaaatttaaGAAATGAATATGAAGAATTGGAAAAAATGCTGTCAAAAAATGGGGACAATAATTTTGGAGCATCTCCTGACTCGATGcacaaattaaataatgtttCTTTACATGATGAAGAcgataattttaatttttcaaaatatggaagaataaattatatgattGATTTAAGAGAAAAATTGTTGAATGATGCAAATCTATTATCAGAGTCAActaataatagtaaaatttataattgtttATCTGCTAatcaatattatgaaaatgctgttaaaaaaagggtttcaaaatttttaaagtatgttaatatatttaaaaaaaatgaagttGAAGATATGGACACCATTTTTAACTCATATATTATGTCATGCATTGACGATcaagatatatataacttatttttgtgccccaaaatatatataaaaaacacCGATATTgtggaaaatattatatggaAAAGTGAAAATGCAAATGTATACAACTATAAAGGGATAGAAAATCAAAAGATATTAGATGAGGATAAAgcatgtttttattttatacatCCTAAGGATCAAATTAATACATTAAATTTGagcatatataatgttttattcccttttaaaaaatatataaatttaaaattatataaagttGACATTGATTTATACttgaattatataagtatatttgctagtaaaaatacaaaaaataatgaagaaaaagaattaaCCGAAGAATATTCAGTAAAATTAGaaatttcaaataataaaaaaagtgataATGGTATTGATGAggaagaaaatgataattgtGATATTAAAGAGGGGATCAAAGAAGaaaacaaagaaaaaaataaaattgaagggaaaaattatgatatatttaaaggTGATATTACAAATGATATGGTTTTTGGAATGAATGACGATTTTTATGTGAGTAAATGTTACATATCAAAAATAGTAATGATCTTTGAGCATCTGCATGATTGTAGACCATTTGAAATATTGAAAAGTCAGAAAGAAAGAggaatttatataataacaaaattagCAAGAGTCATTGCAATGACTTGCACACATGCAAGCATAAATAGAAGTAAAATAGCAAAgttacaattttattttgataatattataatcgATGAATGCACACAAATAACGGAAAATGATACATTTCTACCATTATTACTTCAAGAAAATAGATATCATAAAAGTAAGTTaaaaagaattattttCGTAGGAGATTCAAATCAATTACCTcctataataaaaaataaatatataaaaaattattctaattatgaacaatcattatataaaagattTTTAAGATTAGATTTGCCatcaatttatttaaatgaacAAGGGCGTATGAGAAATGAAATATGCaatgtttataaatatttttatagtaaatataatatacaaattgAGAATTTAgattgtataaataaagataaatttttaaagaatTTTAATCCAGGATTTACATATACGTATCAATTTATACACGTGGAATCAGAAGAATATACACCAGTGCCATATTTCtatcaaaatttattagAAGCAGAAATGGTTGTTgctatttttatgtatatgaGGCTGATAGGGTATTCGAATGAAATGATAACAATTTTAACTACATATAATGGGCAAAAAGAATTAATATtagatattttaaaaaaaaattgcttatataataaattaatcgGGGTACCCAAAAAAGTAACAACTGTTGATAAGTATCAAGGTAAGCAAAATGactttgttattatttcattagtTAGGTCAAAAAGTATTGGATATATGAAGAATGTTAAAAGATTGATTGTTGCATTTTCACGAGCAAGATACGGATTATATGTTGTTGGGAATTATAacttatacaaaaaaaattatgaatttaaaaagccgttatatttttttaagaaaaataaattagagCTTTCGCTACAAATGAATGAGAATTTTAATTCTATAGAAAGACAAATCAATAATCCACCAGTTATCATAAAAGATTTGAATCAATTTTACAGTGTTTTATACTCGTTATCAAATGCACAATTAAGCAATGATTCGAGTATtactgaaaaaaataaataa